In Arthrobacter sp. StoSoilB5, one genomic interval encodes:
- a CDS encoding NlpC/P60 family protein: MSSRILRGRRKADSVRPNPFISISKAVASNASGAGRQAAVIAAASGLVLTGSIAAHAAETPVQRDSSPATVAETVTEGPTKVVTAASTAKVNFERPAVASVAAPVIEKPAPVAPAPAAKAPATATVQAAATTAAAPVAAAPAAAAPAVGGINAAMVASAYAQIGIFQDCTAMVERALGSAGIPVGDLAPMQFMNYGKVVSDPQPGDMIVQSGHVAIYIGNGQAISGGINGNQTGIHPISWLTATGPITYVRAGA, from the coding sequence ATGTCTTCACGCATTCTTCGCGGCCGTCGTAAGGCGGACAGCGTACGTCCTAATCCGTTCATCTCAATCTCCAAGGCCGTTGCCAGCAACGCCTCGGGCGCAGGTCGCCAGGCCGCTGTCATCGCAGCAGCTTCGGGCCTCGTCCTTACGGGTTCCATTGCTGCCCACGCAGCAGAAACCCCTGTTCAGCGCGACTCCAGCCCTGCTACGGTCGCCGAGACCGTCACCGAGGGTCCCACCAAGGTTGTTACGGCCGCATCCACGGCCAAGGTCAACTTCGAGCGCCCTGCGGTTGCTTCCGTAGCGGCTCCCGTTATTGAAAAGCCGGCGCCCGTTGCTCCGGCCCCGGCGGCCAAGGCTCCTGCGACCGCTACCGTTCAGGCGGCGGCAACCACTGCTGCCGCTCCCGTCGCGGCTGCCCCTGCTGCTGCAGCTCCGGCTGTTGGTGGCATTAACGCTGCCATGGTCGCCTCGGCTTACGCCCAGATCGGCATCTTCCAGGACTGCACCGCGATGGTCGAAAGGGCCCTCGGCTCCGCAGGCATTCCGGTTGGCGACCTCGCACCCATGCAGTTCATGAACTACGGCAAGGTTGTCAGCGACCCCCAGCCCGGTGACATGATCGTCCAGTCCGGCCACGTAGCTATCTACATCGGCAACGGCCAGGCCATCAGCGGTGGCATCAACGGTAACCAGACGGGCATCCACCCGATCAGCTGGCTTACCGCAACAGGCCCCATCACGTACGTACGCGCTGGCGCCTAA
- a CDS encoding universal stress protein, whose translation MDQHGRHIEEPRDGEDQAVAPGGIVVGVDGSEHGQCALVWAAREAERRQLPLHIVTAYSVPIFAASGLDGGYATVDDSVIREGAEAIVKQAMDKVSGYNIDVDASVENGDAAGVLLDLSANAALLVFGSRGRGGFVGRLLGSVSSALPAHAKCPTVTVPLYCADRLGENTADKHIKAEHAKAGPRTVENVVAVGVDGSEQARVAVLEAAEQAQRMGAKLRVICAVPQYSGSLAWVPAPLDRDALFADIKVQLDAGAAWLRSHFPQLPLETELRDGSPVDVLVEASRGVELVVLGTRGRGGFAGMLLGSTSDGVLHHAKGPVLVVPDREDPRLADRPKFGPMLGAA comes from the coding sequence ATGGACCAGCACGGCAGACACATTGAAGAACCACGGGACGGCGAGGACCAAGCAGTGGCGCCTGGTGGAATCGTCGTCGGAGTGGACGGTTCCGAGCATGGTCAATGCGCCCTGGTTTGGGCTGCTCGTGAGGCGGAACGCCGCCAGCTTCCCCTGCATATAGTCACGGCGTATTCGGTGCCCATCTTCGCAGCATCCGGCCTCGACGGCGGATACGCCACCGTAGACGATTCTGTGATCCGCGAGGGCGCGGAAGCCATCGTCAAGCAGGCCATGGATAAGGTCTCGGGTTACAACATCGATGTCGATGCGTCTGTGGAGAACGGCGATGCCGCGGGTGTCCTCCTGGATCTCTCCGCGAACGCCGCGCTCCTGGTCTTTGGCAGCCGTGGCCGCGGCGGCTTCGTCGGGCGTCTCCTGGGTTCGGTCAGCAGCGCCTTGCCTGCCCACGCTAAATGCCCTACCGTGACGGTCCCGCTCTACTGCGCCGACCGTTTGGGTGAGAACACCGCGGACAAGCACATCAAGGCTGAGCACGCCAAGGCCGGGCCGCGCACGGTGGAAAACGTCGTAGCAGTGGGCGTGGACGGTTCCGAACAAGCCCGCGTCGCCGTCCTCGAGGCAGCCGAACAAGCCCAGCGGATGGGGGCCAAGCTCCGCGTCATATGCGCAGTCCCGCAGTACAGCGGCTCCTTGGCCTGGGTGCCGGCACCCTTGGACCGCGATGCCTTGTTTGCGGACATCAAAGTGCAGTTGGATGCAGGTGCCGCCTGGCTTCGCAGCCATTTTCCCCAGCTGCCTCTGGAAACCGAGCTGAGGGACGGCTCACCCGTTGACGTCCTGGTTGAGGCCAGCCGCGGGGTGGAGCTGGTTGTCCTCGGTACGCGGGGCCGCGGTGGTTTCGCGGGCATGCTCCTTGGTTCCACCTCCGATGGCGTTCTCCATCACGCCAAGGGGCCGGTCCTCGTTGTTCCGGACCGCGAGGATCCGCGACTCGCGGACCGTCCCAAATTCGGACCCATGCTCGGCGCGGCTTAG
- a CDS encoding FAD-binding protein, whose translation MSLTPDSVTERTTTVVIGTGLSGLAVASELSRYGVGSIVLDGFGALSATGPSVHTGMLQRCDAADPAAMQERNEILRHLRNYAASHHLDVRNTTRAVRLDFLGGDSTLQLGYGLAASLNTASLKAGLSVYGPLESTPRQWAVHTASGVLLADHIVVTRCAQSQLRRMLADLGIAIGQNLVAAMRAVGMHLVGVGELITPTPKEVLRQAKAVGQAISSKVALPAGPGIALA comes from the coding sequence GTGTCACTCACTCCTGATTCCGTCACGGAACGGACTACCACCGTGGTGATCGGCACCGGCCTCTCCGGGTTGGCTGTTGCCAGCGAGCTCAGCCGCTATGGCGTGGGTTCCATCGTGCTGGACGGCTTTGGTGCTTTATCGGCCACCGGACCATCAGTCCATACGGGAATGCTCCAACGCTGCGACGCTGCCGACCCCGCAGCAATGCAGGAACGCAACGAGATCCTGCGCCACTTGCGCAACTACGCCGCCAGCCACCATCTGGATGTCCGCAACACCACACGCGCTGTTCGCCTGGACTTCCTCGGTGGAGACTCCACGCTGCAACTTGGATATGGACTCGCAGCGAGCCTGAACACGGCCAGCCTCAAGGCCGGGCTAAGTGTTTACGGGCCGCTTGAATCCACCCCACGGCAATGGGCCGTGCATACGGCCAGTGGAGTCCTCCTGGCCGACCACATTGTGGTGACGCGCTGCGCCCAGAGTCAACTGCGCCGCATGCTGGCCGATCTCGGAATCGCCATTGGCCAGAACCTCGTGGCAGCCATGCGTGCCGTCGGCATGCACTTGGTGGGCGTTGGCGAACTCATCACCCCCACGCCCAAGGAAGTACTCCGGCAAGCCAAAGCCGTGGGGCAAGCGATCTCATCCAAGGTGGCTCTCCCAGCTGGGCCGGGCATCGCCCTGGCGTAG